Proteins from one Elgaria multicarinata webbii isolate HBS135686 ecotype San Diego chromosome 3, rElgMul1.1.pri, whole genome shotgun sequence genomic window:
- the LOC134396931 gene encoding vesicle-trafficking protein SEC22b-B-like, whose translation MVLLTMISRIQDGLLLAASMQETEQSNRNFQEYHNQAKQLFRKLGDHSPNRCSLQTGPMTFHYLISQGICYLTLCEAAYSKKLAFAFLEELQAEFWELYGKKVASVSRPYAFIEFDLYIQKLKKSYLDTWSKRHLSNINMELQDVQKIMVTNIEEVLQRGEALSALDSKASNLSTLSKKYRHDAKLLSSRSAYAKAAATSLIFVVLMLYIRFWWLV comes from the exons ATGGTTCTGCTGACGATGATAAGCCGGATCCAAGACGGGCTTCTCTTAGCAGCGTCCATGCAAGAGACGGAGCAG TCAAACCGGAACTTCCAAGAATATCACAACCAAGCCAAGCAGCTCTTCCGTAAACTTGGGGACCATTCGCCAAACCGGTGCTCCTTGCAAACCGGACCGATGACTTTCCA TTATCTCATCAGCCAGGGCATTTGCTACCTGACGCTGTGTGAAGCCGCATACTCAAAGAAGCTGGCATTCGCCTTCCTGGAGGAGCTGCAAGccgaattctgggagctgtacgGGAAGAAGGTGGCCTCCGTATCGCGGCCTTATGCCTTCATTGAGTTTG ACCTTTATATCCAGAAGCTGAAGAAGTCCTACCTGGATACCTGGTCCAAGCGCCACCTGAGCAACATCAACATGGAGCTACAGGACGTGCAGAAGATCATGGTCACCAACATTGAAGAAGTGCTCCAGCGTGGGGAGGCCTTATCAG CTCTGGATTCCAAAGCCAGCAACTTGTCGACTCTCTCCAAGAAATACCGCCACGATGCCAAACTCCTCAGCAGCCGCTCCGCTTACGCCAAAGCTGCCGCCACCAGCCTGATCTTCGTAGTGCTGATGCTCTATATACGCTTTTGGTGGCTGGTGTGA